The DNA window TCTTGCAGGCGGCGGTCGGTGATGTCCTGACAGGCGCAGAAGATGCGGACCGTCTGGCCGAGGTTGTCGAGCACGATGCCGCCGAAGGAGATCACGATCCGCACGGAGCCGTCGGGCCGCACAAACCGTTGCGTGAAGTTGAACGGCTCGTGATGCCGCCGCACCGCCTCCAGCGTCTGCCGCGTCACGGCGCGATCGTCGGGATGGAGCCGGTCGAGGAATTCTTCGTAACTGATCTCCTGGTTGGGCGCGAGACCGAGAAGGCGCGCCATCTCGGCCGAGCAGGTAAAGTGGTTGTCGGCCAGTTCCCATTCCCAGCTTCCGACGTGGGCCAGAGCCTGCGCGGCCGCCAACTGCCGTTCGCTGCGGACCAGACGCTCCTGAGCCAGCCGCGGCTCGGTGGCGTCGCGCGAGTTCACGACCACGCCGCTCACCTCGGGACGGTCGAGCCAGTTGCGCGCGTCGGACTCGAGAAATCGCCAAGAACCGTTCTGGTGCCGAAAACGGTATTCGCCCCAACGATGCGGACCGGGGCGTGCCAGGCCCTCGCGGAAGGCCTCCAGGGTGGCGGGCAGGTCGTCAGGGTGGACCAGCGCAAACAAGTTGCGGCCCATGAGGTTTTCGGGGCGATAGCCGAGCACGCGCTCGACGGACGGGCTGACGTACAGCATCACCCCTTCCCGATCGAGAATCGCGATCAGGTCGAGCGCGTTCTCGATCAGGGCGCGGAACTGCTGGTCGCTGAATCGCGGCCGCGCAGCCGGAAGCGCGGGCCTCTCGGTCGTGATCGCGTCTGGCGCGCAGCCTGCCTCGTATAGCGGGTGGTTCATCGCCTCCCCACGCCCGTGACATGGTATCGTTTCCTGCCTGAATTATAGGCGAAAGCCGATATCTCACAACGCCGGCGCGCAGCATCGCCCTGATGCGGTCCGCCTCTTGTCAAGCAGCATTTACACGCTACACTTCAGCGGGGTGATCGTTCTGAGGGTCCGCCGGCCGATTTTCGCAGGCGACAGGTGTCGAACAGTGCGCTCGGAAACGACGAGGTACACATCTATTTCGCCGAATCAGAGTCTGCGGACGATCGCGCGTGGCAAACCGACGGCGATCGGCTGCTCGACGCCGACGAGCGCGAGCGCTGGCAGCGCTTCGTTTTCGCCGCCGACCGCGGGCAATTTCTGCTCTCCCACGTGATGCTTCGCAGGGTGTTGTCGCGATATGCCGATGTACCGCCGCAAGCCTGGCGGTTCTGCAAGAACGAGTTTGGACGCCCGGAAATCACCGGGCCGGCCGCGGCGGCCGGTTTGAGCTTCAACTTGTCGCACACGCGCGGGCTGGTGGCCTGCGCGGTCACGCTCGGCCGGGAAGTCGGAATCGACGTCGAAGACCTCCAGCGAGGCAGTCCGGTCACCGACCTGGCCGCAAGGTACTTTTCGTCCTTGGAACTGGCCGAGCTAGTCGGACTGCCGCAGGAGCGGCAACAAGAGCGGTTCTTTGAGCTATGGACTCTCAAGGAGGCGTATCTCAAGGCCCGCGGCGTGGGGCTCTCGCTGGGACTGCACCGGTTTTCAATGCACTTTTCGCCCGGCCAGGCGCCGACGATCTCATTCGCTCCAGGCCTGGTCGATGACCCCGCGGCCTGGCAATTCGCGCAATTCCGGCCCGCACCGCGGCACCTGCTGGCCGTCGCCGTGCGCCGACTGCCTGGAGTGCGGTTCCGTGTCGCGATCGAACCGTTCCAAAGTGACTGACATCGACGACGCTCGCCTCGAGCGGCAACCATGGTTTCACTGGAAAGCTACCGACGAATAAAGGATTGCCTATGACCGCACCGTCCGCCACGGAAGATTCCGACCAGCTTCTCGTCCGCGCCGAACACCTCACCAAGGTCTATCCCGACGGCCACGTGCAGGCCCTGTTGGACGTCAATCTCGCCGTCCGCCACGGAGAGTATTTGGCCATTATGGGACCCAGCGGCAGCGGCAAGTCGACGCTCTTGAACCTGCTCGGCGCGCTCGACCAGCCGACCAGCGGAGAGGTTTACTTCGACGGGCAACCGCTGTCGCGGATGGGCCGGCTCGATCGCCTGCGGGCCGAAAAAATCGGCTTCATCTTCCAGTCGTTTCACCTGCTGCCGATGCTGACCGCGTTGGAAAACGTGCAGATCCCGTTGTTCGAATCGAAACTTTCGGCGGCCCAGCGGCAAGCGCGGGCCGCCACGTTGCTCGACTCGTTGGGCATGGGCCACCGCGCGGGGCATCTGCCGAACCAGCTTTCCGGAGGCGAGCGGCAGCGTGTAGCCATTGCCCGCGCACTGGCCAACGAGCCCGTTCTGCTGCTGGCCGACGAACCGACCGGAAACCTCGACTCGCGGGCGGGCGGGGAAATTCTCGACCTGTTCGATCGTTTGCACCGCGACCGAAACCTGACGCTGATCGTCATCTCGCACAGCACGGAAGTGGCGCAGCGCGCTCGCCGCGTGGTCCATGTGCGCGACGGACGGATCGAAACGGACGCGGAGAGACAATAGGGTTCGGGGTTCAGGGTTCAGGGTCGTTCAGGGTTCAGGGTTCAGGGTTCAGGGTTCAGGTCTTGGGGCTTTGGTCCCAAACCCAAGACCTAAAACCCAAGATCTAAAACTTCACCGGCACGCTGACGGGTGTCGCTCGCCTGAACCCTGAACCCTGAACCCTGAACCCTAGTAGCGTTGCGTGGCCGGATTCGTGTTCACGGTGCGCGTGGCGCCGGGCGACGTGGTGAACGACGGCGGATTCAACGCCGTCTGCAGCGTGCTGACGCGCGCCGCTACGTCAGGCTGGAACCGATTGTTCCAGAGCGAGCGCTGATAGATGGCCAGGGCCTGCGTGGGATTGCCCGACCGCTCACGCAGGCGTGCCAGGGCGGCCAGCGCACGCGGATCGTTGGGATCGGTCTGCAAGGCGTCCTGCAGGTGTTCTTGCGCCACGTCGTAGCGACCGAACTCCTCAGAAAGGCGGGCCAGCTCGACCTTGGGCGTCGACGCGGTCGGATACCTTCGGCTCCATCCTTCCAGCAGCCGAAATGCTTCGTCGCTGCGTCCTTCTTCCGCCAGCAACACCGCCAGCCCGCGATAGCAATCGCGATGGTTCTCGTCTTTGTCGAGGCATTGATTGTAAAGAGTTTCGGCCTGCTTCAGTTCATTTTCGTTGCCCGACACGCGGCCCATGCGGTGATAGGTGGCCGCCAGGTTGTAGTAACCGTCGGCGTTGAGAGGATCGTTGGCCACCGCGCTCTCGAAATTGCGCAAGGCTTCCTGGTAACGACCCTGCTGATAATCAGCCACGCCTTGCGCGTTTTGTCCGTGAGAGGCCACGCTGCAACCGCAAGCCGCCAGCGACGCCGCCGCGCTCAGCCAAACGGAGAGACGTACGCACAAAGCGGCGACGGTATTCGAGATTCGCTGGGACACGGTAATGGCAGTCCTCGACGGGCGTGTGTGGCCAGCCCGCGCGGCACGCAGCCGGTTAAGTTGGCGCATCGACAGGAAAAGCCAGAAAAGGCGGGCGAAGCATACCGACCGCCTCATATCGCCACAAGAGCAATCCTCGCATTGGACAGCGATTGAAGAATACACTTCACGCGGCCGAGAATGAGATGTTTTGCCGCGAGGCGGTGGCTGGGCAGAAGCTGGCCGGGTCGCGTTCGTGCAGTCCCTAAGACGCCGTCGGCCAGCGATGCCCCGGTGGTGCGGCTTCCGGGGCATCGCTTGGCCGTAGAGCGTGTTGGCAAATCCAGCCTCGTCCGGCCAAGCTCTGCCCCAGCCACCTCATATCCTACTGGCCTTACTCGCGGCCGGATGAAGTAGAAACCGATCTATCAGCCTTCTGGTAGGCTGGGTAAGATCAAATCAGGTACGGATTGTCGCGAATTGAATCAGAAACGATGTTGCGTTATTGGACCGCCGGCGAATCGCATGGCAAGGCGTTATGGGCCCTGGTCGATGGCTTTCCCGCGGGCGTGGCCATCGAGACCGAGTCGATCGACGCCGAGTTGCGCCGGCGCCAGGGCGGATATGGCCGGGGCGGCCGTCAGCGGATCGAAACCGACCGCGTCGAGATCAAGAGCGGTGTTTGGCAAGGCCGCTCGCTGGGCAGCCCCGTCGCGTTGGAGGTGGTCAACAAAGATGCCAAGCTGGAACGCTTGGACGATCTCGAGCGGCCGCGGCCCGGCCACGGCGATCTGACCGGGGCGATCAAGTATTTGGGTTCCATCCGCGGCGTGCTCGAACGGGCCAGTGCCCGTGAAACCGCGGCCCGCGTCGCCGCGGGAGCGCTCGCCAAGCAGCTTTTGCGGGAGTTCGGCATCACGGCCTTCGGGTACACCGCGGAACTGGGCGGCGTGCGCGTCGAGCCGCGGCCGGGCACGCTGGATGAACAACGCGCGTGGCGCGATTCCAGCGAGCTTTATACACTGGATCCCGATCAAGACGCTGCATTGAAGACGTTGATCGACGAGTGCGGCAAAGAGGGCGACACGCTGGGCGGCGTGCTGGAAGTGCGGGTCGAGGGCGTCCCCTTCGGACTGGGCACGCACGCGCAATGGGACCGCAAGCTCGACGGCCGCATTGCCCAGGCCGTAATGGCCGTGCAGGCCATTAAAGGAGTCGAGATCGGCCTGGGCTTCGAGGCCGCCCGCCGGCGCGGCTCGCAGGTACACGACGCGATTCAATTCGATGCGTCCGAGCGCGACTCGACGACGCTCGGCTATCACCGGCCGACGAACAATGCGGGCGGCCTGGAGGCCGGCATGACCAACGGGCAGCCGCTGCTGGTCCGCGCGGCCAAAAAACCGATCAGCACGCTCCGCAAGCCTCTGGAGTCGATCAACCTGGCAACCAAGGAAGCCGAAGCCGCGGCCTACGAGCGCAGCGACATTTGCGCCGTGCCCGCCGCCGGCGTGATCCTGGAGAATGTCGTGGCCTTCGAGGTGGCCGCGGCGCTTGTCGAAAAATTCGGGGGCGACAGTTTGCTTGAGATGCAGGCGCGTTGGAAGATGTTTCAGGAGCTGGCCAAGGAAAGGTAGGGTGGGACCAGCGAGCTTGCGAGCGCCGGCCCACCATCGGCGTGATTTTGGATTTTGGATTGGTCGTAATCCAGAATCCAAAATCCAAAATCCAAAATAGTGGTGGCTCGCTTCTTCCACCCAACTGCCACCAATTCCACGGAGGGACCCTTGTTCACACTACACCAACGAGTTCGCCGGCGACTCTGCCAGGCATGTTTTTGTCTTCTCTGCGCGCTGCCCACAACGGGTCTGCTCGCCTGGACCGGCGTGCTGCGATCGTCCGCTCATCGGTCTGATTGCCGGCAGCAACTCTCCCGCCTGCTGGGCATGGAAGCGAGGTTCGACCGCGTTCGCTATCCGCAACCCGGTCAGACGCTCTATGAAGCCGTGGAGCTGTCCGACGCGGAAACCGGCCAATGGATTCTGCGCTGCCGCACGCTCGAAGTGTCGAAGAATGGCCACAAGTTCGCGCTGGCGCCGACGGATGTCGAGGTCTCGGCGGCGCATGCCCACAGGCTCGTCCAGCTTGTCGTGCGGCGGCTGACGCGCGAATTGCCGGGCGACGAGCCGGTCTGGTTCGTTCCCACCAATGTCACACTCAAATCCGCATCGACGGCACAGACCTACGAGGACGTCGAATGCCGCATCGAGTCGCAGGCGGAACTAGCGGCCGCCGCAATTCGCTTTCGGCTGCCGGAAGCCGAGGCCGGAGAGGCACCCGTACTATCGATTGGGCGTCAGCGCGGCAACGACGGGGCAACAACCACGGTCCGGCTCGACTCATATGGGTCGCTCTTGCCCGTGTCGATTTTCAGACCCTGGCTCGACTTGCGCACCCTCGTCGGCGACCACGCCACCTTCTGTGGCTCGGTGGCGGTTCGCCAGGTGTCGAACACGTGGTCTTGGGAGGCGACCGGATCCATGGACGGCATCGACCTTGAAGTCCTGGTAGCACAGCGTTTTCCGCACCACCTGGCCGGAGTGGCACGCCTGCGGATCGACGAAGCACGCTTCGAGCGAGGCCGGCTTACGGCGGCCAGCGGCGAACTGGCATGCCCTGCCGGCACGATCGGCGGACCGCTTTTAGTCGCGGCGGTGGAATCGCTGCGCTGCAAGACCATCGAGCTGCCGGGCGGCCGGCTGCCCTTTGCCGCCGACAAGAACCATCCGTTCCGCGAACTGGCCCTGCGGTTCCGAATCGACGAAGGCGGCCTGTCGCTCGCCACCGGACGCGACGGCCAGGCCGCCGACGCGCTGCTGCTCGACGACCGCGGCGACGCGCTATTATTTCCGCCAAGCGTGGGGGCGGTTCCGTTGATGGCCTTCATTCGTGCCTTGGTGCCCGACAGCACGATTCAGGTCCCCGCCACAAAGGAGACAGCCGCTTTGCAAAGTTGGCTGCCTCTGCCATCCGTCGTCCCGCCGCCACACGCGGGCCCCGCCGCGCCGCCCCTGCGGATAGAAGCCGACTAGCCGAAGAATCTGGGATATTCAACAGTTCGCGCAAGACTGAGTGCTTAGGTCTTTTGCATAAGTCAGGGACGCCTTATGCTGTGAGGATCCGATTCGTTTACGGATTACTCTGGGGCGGTGGCTGTTTCGCGTTTTGTCGGAAGGTATTTGACGATGTGGCTGCGCAGTAACCTGGTTCAGAAACTGGGGGGCGGCTTTTGGGAACAGCTCGGCCTCGATCTATGGTCCAAGCTGCAGATCACGTCCTTGCGGTCGCGAAAGAACCCGCACGATGTCGACTTGATTGCGCAAGTGCGCCGCGAGCGAAAGTGCCTCAACAGTGCCTACGAGTGCTACCTGGTGATGAGCCTTGCCCGGTCGATGACCCGCTTGCCGGGCAAATTCGCCGAGGTCGGCGTCTATCAGGGCGTCACGGCCAAGCTGATCGCCGGCGTCAAGGGCGACCGCGAATTGCACCTGTTCGACACCTTCGAGGGCTTGCCGGCGACGAGCGACAAAGACGCGGGCGTGCATCGGGTGGCTCAGTACGCTTGCAGCCTCGAATCGGTGCGGGAATACCTGGCGGGCCAGGACCAGGTCTACTTCCACAAGGGCCTGTTCCCCGATTCGGCACGCGACGTCGACGAAAGCGAATATGCCTTCGTCCATTTCGACGTCGACCTCTACCAGGGCACCTACGCTTGTCTGGAATACTTTTATCCGCGGATGGTTCCGGGCGGCGTGATGCTCAGCCACGACTACGGAATGCTGGCTGGCGTGCAACGAGCGTTCCAGGAGTTCATGGCTGACAAGCCTGAGCCGATCTTCGAGCAGCCGACGACTCAGGCCCTGATCGTCAAGGGCGGACACGTGGCCGCCGGGGCGTCGCGGATGGATTGCGAGGAAAAGGCGCTCAGCGTCTGAGTGAAAAGCATGTGATCGTAGGGTGGGACTGGCTCAACGTTAGGACACTACCCTGGCCGCGAGCGGGACGGATCGAACAGATTTCGCACGGTTTTTGCACTGGGGCGCCGACACTCTTAACCTCGAATTCGGTTCGCGTCAAACGTGAAAGCACTGGTCACCGGGGCCAACGGGTTTATCGGCGAGCATCTCGTCCGCGCGCTTTTGGAGCATGGAGGCGACGTGCGGGCCATGGTCCGGCGGGAAGCGGCCGGCGAGGCGTTGCGAACTTTGGGCGCGCAGGTCGTCCTCGGCGATGTCACGCAGGCCGATTCGCTTTCGCCGGCGATCGACGGCGTGGATGCCGTTTTTCACCTGGCCGGATTGGTGAAAACGCTCCGCAACGAAGAATTCTTCAAGGTGAACGAAGGCGGCACGCGCAATATTGCCCAGTCCTGTGCGCGACGGCCCACTCCGCCGGTGCTGGTCGTGGTCTCGTCGCTGGCGGCGGCGGGCCCCACGCCCGACGACCATCCGCGTACCGAGCGCGACCCGCCCGAGCCGGTGTCGAACTATGGCCGCAGCAAGCGGGCTGCGGAGCTGGCGGCGCAGGAGTGGGCAGACCGACTACCGGTAACCATCGTCCGGCCCCCCGTCGTGTTCGGCGAGGGCGACATGAACACGTGGTTGCTGTTTCAGCCCATTGCCCGCCACGGAGTCCACGCGGTTCCGGGCCTCAAGCCGCGCAGGGTCTCGCTGGTCCACGCCGACGACCTGGCACAGGCGTTGTGGCTGGCCGCCGGCCGAGGAAAACGAGCGATCAAGGGTGACGGCGCCCAGGGCCATTACTTTGTGGCCGGCGACTGGGATCCCGATTACGACGAGTTGGGCCGGTTGATTGGCGACGCGGTCGGCCGCCAGCGGGTGCTGGTGCTGCACACTCCCGATTGGATCGGCTGCTGCGCGGGCGCGGCCAGCGACTTGCTGTGTCGCCTGCGCGGCCGGGCGGGCATCTTCAATCTCGACAAGATGCGCGACGCATCGGCCGGCTCTTGGGTCTGTTCGGCCGACCGCATCCGCAACGAGCTCGGCTTCCGCGTTGCGCGGCCGCTCGCCGACCGGTTGCGCCAAACCGCCGACTGGTATGAACGCCGCGGCATGCTGTAGGTCCCACCCTGGCACGCGCGAAATCACGGCTTGGGCCATTGAATTTATGCCCGAAACCTGACCCAGCCGGTGAAACACACGGCCGCACGAACGCGTCGTTAACCGTCAGGCGGCCCGGCGCCGTTGCAAACCGGGCACCTGGCCGCTGATCTTCGCGAAGTGCGGACTTGTGTTTTGCTTTGCCCTGTCGAGGTCCGAAACGGAGCGGACGCGAAGCCGCAAATAGGGAAAACTCGTCAGGCGCCGAACCTCGATTTCCAACCACAAGTCACGCCAGCGCTGGCCCATGTAATCCTCCGGGCTGAGATTCTTTGGCCAGAGGGTAGCTCGTCGACGGATTCGGGCCAACCCCAAGTCGCTCCGCGCGCTTCGCCTGCTTTGCCTTGCGGCTTCGCGGTTGGTCTGATAAGGAGCACCTGATGCGGATACCACCTGATCGACAACGTAGAACGAGAACTCGTCGCCTTGGCGGCGAACGGCAAAGCGGGTCTTTTTAATGGCCGACACCGCGCGCCCGCGAGCATTCGTAACTCCGCACCGGCTTCCTCCGGCGATTCCGCCAAAGCAGCGACTGCGTCGTCAGGAATTGTCAGAGTGAGTTCGCGCATCCTTAGCTCCTTGATGTCGGTGCCCAGCGAATGGGCAATCACTTGGCTGATTCTTTCAGAAAGTCCTGGATGTTCTCATCCGCTTCTGGCGCGGTGCTGGTGGGGGCCGTTGCTCTTGCCCATCTCCGAAGAAAGTCCTGGATGTTCTCATTCGCTTCTGGCGCGGCTGATCCGAGGGCGGGGCGGCGCCGTTC is part of the Pirellulales bacterium genome and encodes:
- a CDS encoding 4'-phosphopantetheinyl transferase superfamily protein yields the protein MSNSALGNDEVHIYFAESESADDRAWQTDGDRLLDADERERWQRFVFAADRGQFLLSHVMLRRVLSRYADVPPQAWRFCKNEFGRPEITGPAAAAGLSFNLSHTRGLVACAVTLGREVGIDVEDLQRGSPVTDLAARYFSSLELAELVGLPQERQQERFFELWTLKEAYLKARGVGLSLGLHRFSMHFSPGQAPTISFAPGLVDDPAAWQFAQFRPAPRHLLAVAVRRLPGVRFRVAIEPFQSD
- a CDS encoding tetratricopeptide repeat protein yields the protein MSQRISNTVAALCVRLSVWLSAAASLAACGCSVASHGQNAQGVADYQQGRYQEALRNFESAVANDPLNADGYYNLAATYHRMGRVSGNENELKQAETLYNQCLDKDENHRDCYRGLAVLLAEEGRSDEAFRLLEGWSRRYPTASTPKVELARLSEEFGRYDVAQEHLQDALQTDPNDPRALAALARLRERSGNPTQALAIYQRSLWNNRFQPDVAARVSTLQTALNPPSFTTSPGATRTVNTNPATQRY
- the aroC gene encoding chorismate synthase — encoded protein: MLRYWTAGESHGKALWALVDGFPAGVAIETESIDAELRRRQGGYGRGGRQRIETDRVEIKSGVWQGRSLGSPVALEVVNKDAKLERLDDLERPRPGHGDLTGAIKYLGSIRGVLERASARETAARVAAGALAKQLLREFGITAFGYTAELGGVRVEPRPGTLDEQRAWRDSSELYTLDPDQDAALKTLIDECGKEGDTLGGVLEVRVEGVPFGLGTHAQWDRKLDGRIAQAVMAVQAIKGVEIGLGFEAARRRGSQVHDAIQFDASERDSTTLGYHRPTNNAGGLEAGMTNGQPLLVRAAKKPISTLRKPLESINLATKEAEAAAYERSDICAVPAAGVILENVVAFEVAAALVEKFGGDSLLEMQARWKMFQELAKER
- a CDS encoding NAD-dependent epimerase/dehydratase family protein; amino-acid sequence: MKALVTGANGFIGEHLVRALLEHGGDVRAMVRREAAGEALRTLGAQVVLGDVTQADSLSPAIDGVDAVFHLAGLVKTLRNEEFFKVNEGGTRNIAQSCARRPTPPVLVVVSSLAAAGPTPDDHPRTERDPPEPVSNYGRSKRAAELAAQEWADRLPVTIVRPPVVFGEGDMNTWLLFQPIARHGVHAVPGLKPRRVSLVHADDLAQALWLAAGRGKRAIKGDGAQGHYFVAGDWDPDYDELGRLIGDAVGRQRVLVLHTPDWIGCCAGAASDLLCRLRGRAGIFNLDKMRDASAGSWVCSADRIRNELGFRVARPLADRLRQTADWYERRGML
- a CDS encoding TylF/MycF/NovP-related O-methyltransferase is translated as MWLRSNLVQKLGGGFWEQLGLDLWSKLQITSLRSRKNPHDVDLIAQVRRERKCLNSAYECYLVMSLARSMTRLPGKFAEVGVYQGVTAKLIAGVKGDRELHLFDTFEGLPATSDKDAGVHRVAQYACSLESVREYLAGQDQVYFHKGLFPDSARDVDESEYAFVHFDVDLYQGTYACLEYFYPRMVPGGVMLSHDYGMLAGVQRAFQEFMADKPEPIFEQPTTQALIVKGGHVAAGASRMDCEEKALSV
- a CDS encoding ABC transporter ATP-binding protein, with the translated sequence MTAPSATEDSDQLLVRAEHLTKVYPDGHVQALLDVNLAVRHGEYLAIMGPSGSGKSTLLNLLGALDQPTSGEVYFDGQPLSRMGRLDRLRAEKIGFIFQSFHLLPMLTALENVQIPLFESKLSAAQRQARAATLLDSLGMGHRAGHLPNQLSGGERQRVAIARALANEPVLLLADEPTGNLDSRAGGEILDLFDRLHRDRNLTLIVISHSTEVAQRARRVVHVRDGRIETDAERQ